Proteins from a single region of Acidovorax sp. NCPPB 3576:
- the mraY gene encoding phospho-N-acetylmuramoyl-pentapeptide-transferase, with amino-acid sequence MLLILSQWLQGLSPEFGFFRVFQYLTFRAVMAALTALVIGLAAGPKVIRMLTSLKIGQPIRGYAMESHLSKSGTPTMGGVLILGSIAISTLLWFDLSNRFVWIVLAVTLGFGAIGWVDDWRKVVRKDPEGMRSREKYFWQSVIGLLAALYLVFSISENSNSRVFELFVTWVQSGFSLDLPPQAGLLVPFFKEVSYPLGVLGFVILTYLVIVGSSNAVNLTDGLDGLAIMPVVMVGSALGLFAYVAGSTVYSKYLLFPHIAGAGELLIFCSAMAGAGLAFLWFNTHPAQVFMGDVGALALGGALGTIAVIVRQEIVLAIMGGIFVVEALSVMLQVAWFKYTKKRYGQGRRLLKMAPLHHHFEKSGWKETQVVVRFWIITMLLCLIGLTTLKLR; translated from the coding sequence ATGCTGCTGATACTGTCGCAATGGCTGCAGGGCCTGTCGCCGGAGTTCGGGTTCTTCCGCGTGTTCCAGTACCTCACGTTCCGCGCGGTGATGGCGGCGCTCACGGCGCTGGTGATCGGGCTGGCGGCGGGGCCGAAGGTGATCCGCATGCTCACCTCGCTCAAGATCGGCCAGCCCATCCGCGGCTACGCGATGGAGTCGCACTTGTCCAAGAGCGGCACGCCGACCATGGGGGGCGTGCTGATCCTGGGCTCGATCGCGATCTCCACGCTGCTGTGGTTCGACCTGTCCAACCGCTTCGTGTGGATCGTGCTGGCCGTGACCCTGGGCTTCGGAGCCATCGGCTGGGTGGACGACTGGCGCAAGGTGGTGCGCAAGGACCCGGAAGGCATGCGCTCGCGCGAGAAGTATTTCTGGCAGTCCGTCATCGGCCTGCTGGCCGCGCTTTACCTGGTGTTCAGCATTTCCGAGAACTCCAACTCGCGCGTGTTCGAGCTGTTCGTCACCTGGGTGCAGTCCGGCTTCTCGCTGGACCTGCCGCCGCAGGCCGGGCTGCTGGTGCCGTTCTTCAAGGAAGTGAGCTACCCGCTCGGCGTGCTGGGCTTCGTGATCCTGACCTACCTCGTCATCGTGGGATCGAGCAACGCGGTCAACCTGACTGACGGCCTGGACGGCCTGGCGATCATGCCGGTCGTCATGGTGGGCTCGGCGCTGGGGCTGTTCGCCTACGTGGCCGGCAGCACGGTGTATTCCAAGTACCTGCTGTTCCCGCACATCGCGGGTGCGGGCGAACTGCTGATCTTCTGCTCGGCCATGGCCGGCGCCGGCCTGGCCTTCCTGTGGTTCAACACCCACCCGGCCCAGGTGTTCATGGGCGACGTGGGCGCGCTGGCGCTGGGCGGCGCTTTAGGCACCATCGCCGTCATCGTGCGCCAGGAGATCGTGCTGGCCATCATGGGCGGCATCTTCGTGGTCGAGGCGCTTTCGGTGATGCTGCAGGTGGCCTGGTTCAAGTACACCAAGAAGCGCTACGGCCAGGGCCGGCGGCTGCTCAAGATGGCGCCGCTGCACCACCATTTCGAGAAAAGCGGCTGGAAGGAGACGCAGGTGGTCGTGCGCTTCTGGATCATCACCATGCTGCTGTGCCTCATCGGCCTGACCACGCTGAAACTGCGATGA
- a CDS encoding UDP-N-acetylmuramoyl-tripeptide--D-alanyl-D-alanine ligase, whose protein sequence is MMTLQQALGFIQARVPTARPVGEGAMPLSRVHTDTRTLQAGDLFVALKGERYDANAFLADARAAGAAAAVAHGGLDAAGLPGIEVPDTLAALGALAAGWRAQFRLPLIGVTGSNGKTTVTQMIAAVLQAWKGPAAFATQGNFNNDIGVPLMLLRLNAAHEAAVIELGMNHPGEIAYLADLARPTVALVNNAQREHLEFMHTVQAVAEENGSCIAALPADGVAVFPAGDAYTALWRQLAAGRRCVTFGADGADVRCTAAQWEGSAWRIRIDTPQGGFDATLRIAGMHNVTNALAATACALAAGAPLAAVARGLSAFVPVKGRSRAFSVPHEGRVVTAVDDTYNANPDSMRAAIDVLAGLPGPQLLVLGDMGEVGEQGPQFHAEAGAQARASGIGGLFALGALSTHAAQAYGPDARHFDDMASLLAAVQQALPQVGSVLVKGSRFMKMEQVVQALEARADTTKNARGGATCC, encoded by the coding sequence ATGATGACGCTGCAGCAGGCGCTGGGGTTCATCCAGGCGCGCGTGCCCACGGCCCGGCCGGTGGGCGAGGGCGCCATGCCTCTGTCCCGCGTGCACACCGACACGCGCACGCTGCAGGCGGGCGATTTGTTCGTGGCGCTCAAGGGCGAGCGCTACGACGCCAATGCCTTTCTGGCCGATGCGCGCGCGGCCGGTGCCGCCGCGGCCGTGGCCCACGGTGGCCTCGACGCGGCCGGCCTGCCCGGCATCGAGGTGCCCGATACGCTCGCGGCGCTCGGCGCCCTGGCCGCGGGCTGGCGTGCCCAGTTCCGGCTGCCGCTGATCGGCGTGACCGGCAGCAACGGCAAGACCACTGTCACGCAGATGATCGCGGCGGTGCTGCAGGCCTGGAAGGGCCCGGCGGCCTTCGCGACGCAAGGCAACTTCAACAACGACATCGGCGTGCCGCTGATGCTGCTGCGGCTCAACGCGGCGCACGAGGCGGCCGTGATCGAGCTGGGCATGAACCATCCGGGCGAGATCGCGTACCTGGCCGACCTGGCCCGCCCCACGGTGGCCCTCGTCAACAACGCGCAGCGCGAGCACCTGGAGTTCATGCACACGGTGCAGGCCGTGGCCGAGGAGAACGGCTCCTGCATCGCGGCCCTGCCCGCCGACGGCGTGGCCGTGTTTCCGGCGGGCGATGCCTACACCGCGCTGTGGCGGCAACTGGCCGCGGGGCGCCGCTGCGTCACCTTCGGCGCGGACGGTGCCGACGTGCGCTGCACCGCCGCGCAGTGGGAGGGCAGCGCCTGGCGCATCCGCATCGACACACCGCAGGGCGGCTTCGATGCCACGCTGCGCATTGCCGGCATGCACAACGTGACCAACGCGCTGGCCGCCACGGCCTGCGCCTTGGCGGCCGGTGCGCCGCTTGCCGCCGTGGCGCGCGGGCTCTCGGCCTTCGTGCCGGTCAAGGGGCGTTCGCGCGCCTTCAGCGTGCCGCACGAAGGGCGCGTGGTCACGGCGGTGGACGACACCTACAACGCCAACCCCGATTCCATGCGCGCCGCCATCGACGTGCTGGCCGGCCTGCCCGGCCCGCAGTTGCTGGTGCTGGGCGACATGGGCGAGGTGGGCGAGCAGGGGCCGCAGTTTCACGCCGAAGCGGGCGCCCAGGCGCGCGCCAGCGGCATCGGCGGGCTGTTCGCGCTGGGCGCGCTCAGCACTCACGCCGCGCAGGCCTACGGGCCGGATGCGCGGCATTTCGACGACATGGCATCGCTGCTGGCAGCGGTGCAGCAAGCCCTGCCCCAGGTGGGCAGCGTGCTGGTGAAGGGATCTCGGTTCATGAAGATGGAGCAGGTGGTGCAGGCGCTGGAAGCCCGTGCGGACACGACGAAGAACGCACGCGGGGGCGCCACATGCTGCTGA
- a CDS encoding UDP-N-acetylmuramoyl-L-alanyl-D-glutamate--2,6-diaminopimelate ligase: protein MTTTPLLTSVHDAVQWLAARVTGTLQTDSRLVQPGDGFIAWPGAATDGRAHVGDALARGAVACLVEHEGIEAFHFAEAPVAALRGLKAITGTLAAEWFGHPTQAIDVLAVTGTNGKTSVSWWLAQALNLLARNELAAAGGCALIGTLGAGIPPALESTGLTTPDPVRLQRAFAHFAKEGQVACAIEASSIGLAEHRLTGTRVRAALFTNFTQDHLDYHPSMAAYWQAKSTLFDWPGLQIAVVNTDDMRGAELHETLSQQPLDLWSVSIKGPARLQARDIGWGDGGLAFTVAEGAQSHVLQTRLIGHYNVSNLLLVMATLRALGVPLEHALYACAQLSPVPGRMEQIHVPHQPLVAVDYAHTPDALDHALQALRPIAAERGGRLWCVFGCGGSRDRTKRPLMGAIAQQRADAVIVTSDNPRGEVPAEIIHEILLGAVAGRTVRAEVDRAAAIALALSEAGPRDVVLIAGKGHEDYQEVAGERRPFSDMAHAKAGLAARGGRA from the coding sequence ATGACGACGACCCCGTTGCTCACTTCGGTGCACGACGCCGTGCAATGGCTGGCCGCCCGGGTGACCGGCACGCTGCAGACCGACAGCCGGCTTGTCCAGCCCGGCGACGGCTTCATCGCCTGGCCGGGCGCCGCCACCGATGGCCGCGCCCATGTGGGCGATGCGCTGGCGCGCGGCGCCGTGGCCTGCCTGGTCGAGCACGAAGGCATCGAGGCCTTCCATTTCGCCGAGGCGCCCGTGGCCGCGCTGCGCGGGCTGAAGGCCATCACCGGAACGCTGGCGGCCGAATGGTTCGGACACCCCACGCAGGCGATCGACGTGCTGGCCGTGACCGGCACCAATGGCAAGACCAGCGTCAGCTGGTGGCTGGCGCAAGCGCTCAACCTGCTGGCGCGCAACGAACTGGCGGCAGCCGGCGGCTGCGCGTTGATCGGCACCCTGGGCGCCGGCATTCCGCCCGCGCTCGAATCCACCGGCCTCACCACGCCGGACCCGGTGCGCCTGCAGCGCGCCTTCGCCCATTTCGCGAAAGAGGGCCAGGTGGCCTGCGCGATCGAGGCCTCGTCCATCGGCCTGGCCGAGCACCGCCTGACCGGCACGCGGGTGCGCGCGGCCCTGTTCACCAATTTCACCCAGGACCACCTGGACTACCACCCGAGCATGGCCGCCTACTGGCAGGCCAAGAGTACGCTGTTCGACTGGCCCGGGCTGCAGATCGCCGTGGTCAACACCGACGACATGCGCGGCGCCGAGCTGCATGAAACGCTGTCCCAGCAGCCGCTGGACCTGTGGAGCGTCTCCATCAAGGGCCCGGCACGGCTGCAGGCGCGGGACATCGGCTGGGGCGATGGGGGCCTGGCGTTCACCGTGGCCGAAGGCGCGCAGAGCCACGTGCTGCAGACCCGGCTCATCGGCCACTACAACGTGAGCAATCTGCTGCTCGTCATGGCCACGCTGCGCGCCCTGGGCGTGCCGCTGGAGCATGCGCTCTACGCCTGCGCGCAGCTGTCGCCGGTGCCGGGCCGCATGGAGCAGATCCATGTGCCGCACCAGCCCCTGGTCGCGGTGGACTACGCCCACACGCCCGATGCGCTCGACCATGCGCTGCAGGCGTTGCGCCCCATCGCGGCGGAGCGTGGCGGGCGGCTGTGGTGCGTGTTCGGCTGCGGTGGCAGCCGCGACCGCACCAAGCGGCCTCTGATGGGGGCGATCGCTCAGCAGCGGGCCGATGCGGTCATCGTCACCAGCGACAACCCGCGCGGCGAAGTGCCGGCGGAGATCATTCACGAAATCCTGCTGGGCGCCGTGGCCGGGCGCACCGTGCGCGCCGAAGTGGACCGCGCCGCAGCCATTGCGCTTGCGCTGTCGGAAGCCGGCCCCCGGGACGTGGTGCTGATCGCCGGCAAAGGCCACGAGGACTACCAGGAGGTGGCGGGCGAGCGCCGGCCGTTCTCCGACATGGCGCACGCCAAGGCCGGCCTGGCCGCCCGCGGAGGCCGCGCATGA
- a CDS encoding peptidoglycan D,D-transpeptidase FtsI family protein has product MSRSVNYTSSPLLASKTPVWRSKFIVAMVALGFVGLGARAAYVQVFGNAFFQRQGEVRFARTLELPANRGRILDRNGLILASSVPAASIWAIPEDVEQDKPEVREKLQQLAKLLEMPLPALKAKLAEEDKTFVWIKRQLDWDVGQQIAALDIKGIYQRKEYKRQYPEGESAAHVVGFTNVEDHGQEGMELAFDQQLAGKAGSRRVIKDRLGRVVEGVGAEVPPVDGQDMQLSIDSKVQFFAYQKLRDQVALHKAKAGSVVVIDAHTGELLALANYPSYVPDKRQNLTGEQLRNRALTDVFEPGSTMKPFTIGLALETGRVRPETIVDTNPGRVTITGSTISDTHNYGVLTVEGVIQKSSNVGTTKIAMQMPAREMWETFSAAGFGQKPQIHFPGVVSGRLRPYKTWRPVEQATMSYGYGLSASLLQMARSYTVFANGGQIIPATMLKSSEPAVGVPVFSERTADQVRKMLQMAAGPGGTGQQAQTVGYSVGGKSGTARKQVGKSYASGKYRAWFTGMAPIDKPRIIVAVMIDEPSNGVFYGGAVAAPVFSAVVQQTLRMMGVQPDMAVKPQIVANTVEESL; this is encoded by the coding sequence ATGAGCCGCAGCGTCAACTACACCTCCAGCCCGCTGCTGGCCAGCAAGACGCCGGTCTGGCGCAGCAAGTTCATCGTCGCCATGGTGGCGCTGGGCTTCGTGGGCCTGGGTGCCCGCGCGGCCTATGTGCAGGTGTTCGGCAATGCGTTCTTCCAGCGGCAGGGCGAGGTGCGCTTCGCCCGCACGCTGGAGTTGCCGGCCAACCGGGGCCGCATCCTCGACCGCAACGGACTGATCCTGGCCTCCAGCGTGCCGGCGGCCAGCATCTGGGCCATTCCGGAAGACGTGGAGCAGGACAAGCCCGAGGTGCGCGAAAAGCTCCAGCAACTGGCCAAGCTGCTGGAGATGCCGCTGCCCGCGCTCAAGGCCAAGCTCGCGGAAGAGGACAAGACCTTCGTCTGGATCAAGCGCCAGCTCGACTGGGACGTCGGCCAGCAGATCGCCGCGCTCGACATCAAGGGCATCTACCAGCGCAAGGAATACAAGCGCCAATACCCCGAAGGCGAATCGGCCGCGCACGTGGTGGGTTTTACCAACGTGGAGGACCATGGCCAGGAGGGCATGGAGCTGGCCTTCGACCAGCAACTGGCCGGCAAGGCCGGCTCGCGCCGCGTCATCAAGGACCGGCTGGGCCGCGTGGTGGAAGGCGTGGGCGCCGAAGTGCCGCCGGTGGACGGCCAGGACATGCAGCTGTCCATCGACAGCAAGGTGCAGTTCTTCGCCTACCAGAAGCTGCGCGACCAGGTGGCGCTGCACAAGGCCAAGGCCGGCAGCGTGGTGGTGATCGACGCGCACACGGGCGAGTTGCTGGCGCTGGCCAACTACCCGAGCTACGTGCCCGACAAGCGCCAGAATCTGACCGGCGAGCAACTGCGCAACCGCGCGCTCACCGACGTGTTCGAGCCCGGCTCCACCATGAAGCCGTTCACCATCGGCCTGGCGCTGGAGACCGGTCGCGTGCGGCCGGAGACCATCGTGGACACCAACCCCGGGCGGGTCACGATCACGGGCTCGACCATCTCCGACACGCACAACTACGGCGTGCTCACGGTCGAGGGCGTGATCCAGAAGTCCAGCAACGTGGGCACCACCAAGATCGCCATGCAGATGCCGGCGCGTGAGATGTGGGAGACCTTCTCGGCGGCCGGCTTCGGCCAGAAGCCGCAGATCCACTTCCCCGGCGTGGTGAGCGGCCGCCTGCGCCCCTACAAGACCTGGCGCCCGGTGGAGCAGGCCACCATGTCCTACGGCTACGGCCTGTCGGCCAGCCTGCTGCAGATGGCGCGCTCGTACACGGTGTTCGCCAACGGCGGCCAGATCATTCCGGCCACCATGCTCAAGTCGAGCGAACCCGCGGTCGGCGTGCCCGTGTTCTCCGAGCGCACGGCCGACCAGGTGCGCAAGATGCTGCAGATGGCGGCGGGCCCCGGAGGCACGGGCCAGCAGGCGCAGACCGTGGGTTATTCGGTGGGCGGCAAGTCCGGCACCGCGCGCAAGCAGGTCGGCAAGAGCTATGCCTCGGGCAAGTACCGGGCATGGTTCACCGGCATGGCACCCATCGACAAGCCGCGCATCATCGTCGCGGTGATGATCGACGAGCCCAGCAACGGCGTGTTCTACGGCGGCGCGGTGGCTGCGCCCGTGTTCAGCGCCGTCGTGCAGCAGACCCTTCGCATGATGGGCGTGCAGCCCGACATGGCCGTCAAGCCGCAGATCGTGGCCAACACCGTGGAGGAATCGCTATGA
- the ftsL gene encoding cell division protein FtsL, producing the protein MTRLSLVLLLGVMVSALYLVHMQYESRRLFTELDRAVAESRRLETEHQRLQVEKRAQATPLRVEKLARDRLQMRTATPAITQYVADDGTPMVTATTAAPVPATPGGAGSVRR; encoded by the coding sequence ATGACGCGCCTGAGCCTGGTGCTGCTGCTTGGCGTGATGGTCAGCGCGCTGTACCTCGTGCACATGCAGTACGAGTCGCGGCGCCTGTTCACCGAGCTGGACCGCGCGGTGGCCGAGTCGCGCCGGCTGGAAACCGAACACCAGCGCCTGCAGGTGGAAAAGCGCGCCCAGGCAACGCCGCTGCGGGTGGAAAAGCTCGCCCGCGACCGCCTGCAGATGCGCACGGCCACGCCGGCCATCACGCAGTACGTGGCCGACGACGGCACGCCCATGGTGACGGCCACCACGGCAGCGCCGGTGCCCGCCACGCCGGGCGGGGCGGGGAGCGTGCGCCGATGA
- the rsmH gene encoding 16S rRNA (cytosine(1402)-N(4))-methyltransferase RsmH: protein MNAPLQHTTVLLGEAVDALLGGAGPAPAGVWIDATFGRGGHSRKILDRLGPGGGLVAFDKDPEAIAEAARITDARFSIRHEGFRHLADLPERSAAGILMDLGVSSPQIDSPDRGFSFRFDGPLDMRMDTTRGTSVADWLATAEVGQIAEVIRDYGEERFAGPIAKAIVARREERGPLATTAELAQLVAGAVKTREAGQNPATRTFQALRIFINAELEELQQALEASLRVLAPGGRLVVISFHSLEDRIVKQFIVQHSKEVFDRRAPFAQPQPMRLKALDRIKPTAAEIAANPRSRSAVMRVAERTEVPA from the coding sequence GTGAACGCACCGCTGCAACACACCACGGTCTTGCTGGGCGAGGCGGTCGACGCCTTGCTGGGCGGCGCCGGCCCGGCGCCGGCGGGCGTCTGGATCGACGCCACCTTCGGCCGCGGCGGGCACTCCCGCAAGATACTGGACCGGCTGGGGCCGGGCGGGGGCCTCGTGGCGTTCGACAAGGACCCCGAGGCCATCGCAGAAGCAGCGCGCATCACCGATGCGCGCTTTTCCATTCGGCATGAAGGATTTCGCCATCTGGCGGACCTGCCCGAGCGCAGCGCCGCGGGCATCCTCATGGACCTGGGTGTGAGCTCGCCCCAGATCGACAGCCCCGACCGGGGCTTCAGCTTTCGTTTCGACGGCCCGCTGGACATGCGCATGGACACCACGCGCGGGACCAGCGTGGCCGATTGGCTGGCCACGGCCGAGGTCGGCCAGATTGCGGAGGTGATACGTGACTATGGCGAAGAACGGTTTGCTGGCCCCATTGCAAAGGCGATTGTTGCTCGTCGCGAGGAGCGGGGCCCTCTTGCCACCACCGCTGAACTGGCCCAACTCGTGGCTGGCGCGGTCAAGACCCGCGAAGCAGGCCAGAACCCTGCAACGCGCACCTTTCAGGCTCTTCGGATTTTCATCAACGCCGAGCTTGAAGAGCTGCAACAGGCGCTAGAGGCGAGCCTGCGGGTGCTGGCGCCCGGCGGCCGGCTGGTGGTGATCAGCTTCCATTCGCTGGAAGACCGCATCGTCAAGCAGTTCATCGTCCAGCATTCCAAGGAAGTCTTCGACCGCCGCGCGCCGTTCGCGCAGCCGCAGCCCATGCGGCTCAAGGCGCTGGACCGCATCAAGCCCACTGCGGCCGAGATCGCGGCCAACCCCCGCTCGCGCAGCGCGGTGATGCGCGTGGCCGAGCGCACGGAGGTGCCGGCATGA
- the mraZ gene encoding division/cell wall cluster transcriptional repressor MraZ encodes MFQGASSLSLDAKGRLSVPTRHRDVLSATANSQLTITKHPHGCLMVFPRPEWEKFRERIAELPMSAQWWKRIFLGNAMDVDMDGTGRVLVSPELRQAAGITKDTMLLGMGNHFELWDKATYEAQEAVAMQAEMPAAFQDFSF; translated from the coding sequence GTGTTTCAAGGGGCGTCATCGCTGAGTCTGGATGCAAAGGGAAGGCTTTCCGTGCCTACCCGGCATCGTGACGTCCTCTCGGCGACCGCCAATAGCCAACTCACCATCACCAAGCATCCGCACGGCTGCCTCATGGTGTTCCCCCGTCCCGAATGGGAGAAATTCCGCGAGCGCATCGCCGAGCTGCCCATGTCCGCCCAGTGGTGGAAGCGCATCTTCCTGGGCAACGCCATGGACGTGGACATGGACGGCACCGGCCGCGTGCTGGTCTCGCCCGAACTGCGCCAGGCCGCAGGCATCACCAAGGACACCATGCTGCTCGGCATGGGCAACCACTTCGAACTGTGGGACAAGGCCACTTACGAGGCGCAGGAGGCCGTGGCCATGCAGGCCGAGATGCCGGCCGCTTTCCAGGATTTTTCTTTCTGA
- the hslU gene encoding ATP-dependent protease ATPase subunit HslU has protein sequence MSSMTPQEIVSELDHHIVGQASAKRAVAIALRNRWRRQQVQGSLRHEITPKNILMIGPTGVGKTEIARRLARLADAPFIKVEATKFTEVGYVGKDVDSIVRDLVEMAVKQARESDMKKGRARAEDAAEDRILDVLVPPARGAATAEATPPADNTARQVFRKKLREGQLDDKEIEIDVADARPQLEIMGPQGMEEMAEQLRGMFSQMGQEKRRTRKLKIAEALKLLTDEEAAKLVNEDEVKTRAVQNAEQNGIVFIDEIDKVATRQESSGSDISRQGVQRDLLPLVEGTTVSTKYGMVKTDHILFIASGAFHLSKPSDLIPELQGRFPIRVELESLSVQDFEAILTQTHASLVKQYQALLATEGVTLEFAPEGITRLASIAFEVNERTENIGARRLSTVMERLLDEVSFDAARLSGQTVVVDAAYVNARLESLSQDEDLSRYIL, from the coding sequence ATGTCGTCCATGACCCCCCAGGAAATCGTCTCCGAACTCGACCACCACATCGTCGGCCAGGCCAGCGCCAAGCGCGCCGTCGCCATCGCGCTGCGCAACCGCTGGCGCCGCCAGCAGGTGCAAGGCAGCCTGCGCCACGAGATCACCCCCAAGAACATCCTCATGATCGGCCCCACCGGCGTGGGCAAGACCGAGATCGCGCGCCGCCTGGCCCGCCTGGCCGATGCGCCCTTCATCAAGGTCGAGGCCACCAAGTTCACCGAGGTGGGCTATGTGGGCAAGGACGTGGATTCCATCGTCCGCGACCTGGTCGAGATGGCCGTCAAGCAGGCGCGCGAGAGCGACATGAAGAAGGGCCGCGCCCGCGCCGAAGACGCGGCCGAAGACCGCATCCTCGACGTGCTGGTGCCGCCCGCGCGGGGCGCCGCCACGGCCGAGGCCACGCCGCCCGCCGACAACACCGCCCGCCAGGTCTTTCGCAAGAAGCTGCGCGAGGGCCAACTGGACGACAAGGAGATCGAGATCGACGTGGCCGACGCCCGGCCGCAACTCGAGATCATGGGCCCGCAGGGCATGGAAGAGATGGCCGAGCAACTGCGCGGCATGTTCAGCCAGATGGGCCAGGAAAAGCGCCGCACGCGCAAGCTCAAGATCGCCGAGGCGCTCAAGCTCCTCACCGACGAAGAGGCCGCCAAGCTCGTGAACGAGGACGAGGTGAAGACCCGCGCGGTGCAGAACGCCGAGCAGAACGGCATCGTCTTCATCGACGAGATCGACAAGGTGGCGACCCGGCAGGAATCGAGCGGCTCGGACATCTCGCGCCAGGGCGTGCAGCGCGACCTGCTGCCGCTGGTGGAGGGCACCACGGTGTCCACCAAGTACGGGATGGTCAAGACGGACCACATTTTGTTCATCGCCTCGGGCGCGTTCCACCTGAGCAAACCGAGCGACCTGATCCCCGAGCTGCAGGGGCGCTTTCCGATCCGGGTCGAGCTGGAATCGCTCTCGGTGCAGGACTTCGAAGCCATCCTCACGCAGACGCATGCCTCGCTGGTCAAGCAGTACCAGGCCCTGCTGGCCACCGAAGGCGTCACGCTCGAATTTGCGCCCGAGGGCATCACCCGCTTGGCGTCCATCGCCTTCGAAGTGAACGAACGCACCGAGAACATCGGCGCACGCCGGCTGTCCACCGTGATGGAGCGGCTGCTCGATGAAGTGAGCTTCGATGCCGCTCGCCTGTCCGGCCAGACGGTGGTGGTGGATGCCGCGTACGTGAACGCGCGGCTCGAGTCCCTGAGCCAGGACGAGGATTTGTCGCGCTATATCTTGTAA
- the hslV gene encoding ATP-dependent protease subunit HslV: MEQFHGTTILSVRRQTADGIQVAIGGDGQVTLGNIVVKGTARKVRKLHHGKVLAGFAGATADAFTLFERFEAKLEKHQGHLTRAAIELTKDWRTDRVLRRLEAMLAVADTSASLIITGNGDVLEPEQGIVAIGSGGAYAHSAAKALLNHTDLSAEAVVKKSLEIAGELCIYTNMNHTIETL, translated from the coding sequence ATGGAACAGTTTCACGGCACCACCATCCTCAGCGTCCGCCGCCAGACGGCGGACGGCATCCAGGTCGCCATCGGCGGCGACGGCCAGGTCACCCTGGGCAACATCGTGGTCAAGGGCACCGCGCGCAAGGTGCGCAAGCTCCACCACGGCAAGGTTTTGGCCGGCTTTGCCGGGGCCACGGCTGACGCGTTCACGCTCTTCGAGCGGTTCGAGGCCAAGCTGGAAAAGCACCAGGGCCACCTGACGCGCGCGGCCATCGAGCTCACCAAGGACTGGCGCACCGACCGCGTGCTGCGCCGCCTGGAGGCCATGCTGGCCGTGGCCGACACCAGCGCCTCGCTCATCATCACCGGCAACGGCGACGTGCTGGAGCCCGAGCAGGGCATCGTGGCCATCGGATCGGGCGGCGCCTATGCCCACTCGGCGGCCAAGGCGCTGCTGAACCACACGGACCTCAGCGCCGAAGCGGTGGTGAAGAAGTCGCTGGAGATCGCCGGCGAACTGTGCATCTACACCAACATGAACCACACCATCGAGACGCTCTGA